The following proteins are co-located in the Conyzicola lurida genome:
- a CDS encoding alpha/beta fold hydrolase has product MPGSAPISTVVLVHGLRTSSSMWRHQVLALSALGYTVITPDLPGHGSRMHERFTLAGGVETIDRAVAAAPGPVFLCGFSLGGYLAAHWAAAEPRDVTGILAASCGTQPSRVILDAWRVGAAAIHLLPDRGLGLNNAVVRAVIRDPEYADDVIAGGVALEVMQDVLRELRGIRMAHSLSRIEQPIWLVNGTLDHIRLQERSFLAATRHGTLVRIPGASHMVSVARPVEFTRVLVDAINSSRPADGL; this is encoded by the coding sequence ATGCCCGGTTCCGCCCCGATCTCGACAGTGGTGCTCGTCCACGGGCTGCGCACGTCGTCGTCGATGTGGCGGCACCAGGTCCTCGCCCTCTCCGCGCTGGGCTACACGGTGATCACGCCCGACCTGCCCGGGCACGGGTCGCGCATGCACGAGCGATTCACTCTCGCGGGCGGCGTCGAGACGATCGACCGCGCCGTGGCTGCGGCCCCCGGGCCGGTGTTCCTCTGCGGATTCTCGCTCGGCGGCTATCTCGCCGCGCACTGGGCTGCAGCGGAACCCCGCGACGTGACCGGCATCCTCGCGGCGAGCTGCGGCACCCAGCCGTCGCGCGTCATCCTCGATGCCTGGCGGGTCGGGGCGGCGGCGATCCACCTGCTGCCCGACCGCGGGCTCGGGCTCAATAACGCCGTCGTGCGCGCCGTCATCCGCGACCCGGAATACGCCGACGATGTCATCGCCGGCGGCGTCGCCCTCGAGGTCATGCAGGACGTGCTGCGCGAACTCCGAGGCATCAGGATGGCGCACTCGCTGTCGCGCATCGAGCAGCCGATCTGGCTGGTGAACGGCACTCTCGACCACATCCGGCTGCAGGAGCGCAGCTTCCTCGCCGCCACCCGACACGGCACGCTCGTGCGGATCCCGGGCGCGAGCCACATGGTGAGCGTCGCCCGGCCTGTCGAATTCACCCGGGTGCTGGTCGACGCGATAAACTCGTCCCGCCCGGCCGACGGTCTCTGA
- a CDS encoding anthranilate synthase component I family protein: MCPVELPPTRVLRHPLGRWIDPADAWAALLADEPNSFWLDSGQGAGTSYLGAGGRVIGGSGVFDDLRSELAENRVDVAGQGFALGWVGWLGYELRSVTLGTPVARSSRYPDAALMYVDRALAFDHATGEVTLLALGREWTGDLAEWRASTIAALASRVVVPGEFLTGETFPREKVPGLVSPRQFFPEKVLPRHPAPALAEWAYSDAEYLGMIAECQAAIRAGDAYQLCLTTEARVAGEFDPFRTYLALRESSPAHHGGLIRIGGVALLSASPEQFLGVSPDGVVESKPIKGTRPRGETVEADDAFCAELLASDKERAENLMIVDLMRNDIGRVSELGTVVVSSLFAVETYRHVHQLVSTVRGRLLRGRTGVDAVEVCFPAGSMTGAPKRAATLILEGLEARPRGIYAGAFGYFGLDGRVDLAMVIRSIVLDGAGATVGAGGGITALSVPEEELAEARLKAAALLTVLGAG, from the coding sequence ATGTGTCCGGTCGAGCTTCCGCCCACGCGTGTGCTGCGGCACCCGCTCGGCCGCTGGATCGACCCGGCCGACGCCTGGGCCGCGCTGCTCGCGGACGAGCCGAACAGCTTCTGGCTCGACAGCGGCCAGGGCGCGGGCACCAGCTATCTCGGCGCGGGCGGCCGGGTCATCGGCGGCAGCGGCGTCTTCGACGACCTGCGGTCAGAACTGGCCGAGAACCGGGTGGATGTCGCGGGGCAGGGCTTCGCCCTCGGTTGGGTCGGCTGGCTGGGGTACGAGCTACGGTCCGTCACGCTCGGCACTCCCGTCGCGCGCTCGTCGCGCTACCCGGACGCCGCACTCATGTACGTCGACCGCGCCCTCGCCTTCGACCACGCGACCGGGGAGGTCACGCTGCTGGCGCTCGGGCGCGAGTGGACCGGCGACCTCGCGGAGTGGCGCGCGTCGACGATCGCGGCGCTCGCGTCGCGGGTTGTTGTGCCGGGGGAATTCTTGACGGGGGAAACCTTCCCGCGGGAAAAAGTGCCGGGGCTAGTTTCGCCGCGGCAATTTTTCCCAGAGAAAGTCCTGCCGCGGCATCCGGCCCCCGCCCTGGCCGAGTGGGCGTACAGCGACGCGGAATACCTCGGGATGATCGCCGAGTGCCAGGCCGCGATCCGCGCCGGCGACGCGTACCAGCTGTGCCTCACCACGGAGGCGAGGGTCGCGGGGGAGTTCGACCCGTTCCGCACCTACCTCGCGCTGCGCGAATCGAGCCCGGCGCACCACGGCGGGCTGATCCGCATCGGCGGGGTGGCGCTGCTGAGCGCGTCGCCGGAACAGTTCCTCGGCGTGAGCCCCGACGGCGTCGTCGAATCCAAGCCGATCAAGGGCACGCGGCCGCGCGGCGAGACGGTGGAGGCCGACGACGCGTTCTGTGCCGAGTTGCTCGCGAGCGACAAGGAGCGCGCCGAGAACCTGATGATCGTCGACCTGATGCGCAACGACATCGGGCGAGTGAGCGAGCTCGGAACGGTCGTCGTTTCGAGCCTCTTCGCGGTGGAGACGTACCGGCACGTGCACCAGCTGGTCAGCACGGTCCGCGGACGACTGCTCCGCGGGCGCACGGGAGTGGACGCGGTCGAGGTGTGTTTTCCCGCGGGATCGATGACGGGTGCGCCGAAGCGCGCGGCGACCCTCATTCTCGAGGGGCTCGAGGCGCGTCCGCGCGGGATCTACGCGGGAGCCTTCGGCTACTTCGGCCTCGACGGGCGCGTCGACTTGGCGATGGTGATCCGGTCGATCGTGCTCGACGGCGCGGGCGCCACCGTGGGTGCGGGCGGCGGCATCACCGCGCTCTCCGTGCCGGAGGAGGAACTCGCCGAGGCGCGGCTCAAGGCCGCGGCGCTGCTCACGGTGCTCGGCGCGGGCTAG
- a CDS encoding ComEA family DNA-binding protein gives MTRPADAATPRSRLRIGLGAAVVLLVVALGCAVLVAALAPKGQSATVTAGSAPAATLDSGTPLDAGSGAPIFVHILGEVASPGLYELREGDRAVDAVAAAGGFGPNADQAGLNLARFVTDGEQIVVPEIGQAPPAAGGGVAGGGAVVPGKVNLNTADAATLETLPRVGPAMAERIIDWRETNGRFTAVEDLMSVTGIGEKTFAGLKDLVTT, from the coding sequence ATGACCAGACCCGCGGATGCCGCGACCCCACGATCGCGCCTGCGCATCGGTCTCGGGGCGGCTGTCGTGCTGCTCGTCGTGGCGCTCGGCTGCGCCGTACTGGTCGCGGCCCTCGCGCCGAAGGGACAGAGCGCCACGGTCACGGCGGGGTCGGCGCCGGCCGCGACTCTCGACAGCGGGACCCCGCTCGACGCGGGCTCGGGCGCCCCGATCTTCGTGCATATCCTCGGCGAGGTCGCCTCCCCGGGGCTCTACGAACTGCGCGAGGGCGACCGCGCCGTCGACGCAGTGGCGGCCGCCGGCGGGTTCGGACCGAACGCCGACCAGGCCGGACTGAACCTCGCGCGCTTCGTCACCGACGGCGAGCAGATCGTCGTGCCCGAGATCGGGCAGGCGCCGCCGGCCGCGGGCGGGGGTGTGGCTGGCGGCGGCGCGGTCGTCCCGGGCAAGGTCAATCTCAACACCGCGGATGCCGCGACCCTCGAGACCCTGCCCCGGGTCGGCCCCGCGATGGCCGAGCGGATCATCGACTGGCGAGAGACGAACGGGCGTTTCACCGCCGTCGAAGACCTGATGAGCGTGACCGGCATCGGCGAGAAGACGTTCGCGGGGCTGAAAGACCTGGTGACCACGTGA
- a CDS encoding SRPBCC domain-containing protein, with protein MTDTPPAVIDEETWSVTRTVRIDAPRSRVWAAITDPAQISQWFGQRTVFDRVAVGGSGHFFFDGYGENPVVIVEFQPESAFGYRWGIRDEPIRDDNSTLVRFTLDDEGEGTVLSVVETGFGELAGDDDARRAHLDEHRGGWDSEIDELLALVGA; from the coding sequence ATGACCGACACCCCTCCCGCCGTCATCGACGAGGAGACCTGGAGCGTCACACGCACCGTGCGCATCGACGCGCCACGCTCGCGCGTCTGGGCGGCGATCACCGACCCCGCGCAGATCTCGCAGTGGTTCGGGCAGCGGACCGTCTTCGACCGCGTCGCCGTGGGCGGCAGCGGGCACTTCTTCTTCGACGGGTACGGCGAGAACCCCGTGGTCATCGTCGAATTCCAGCCCGAGAGCGCGTTCGGCTACCGGTGGGGCATCCGGGACGAGCCGATCCGCGACGACAACTCGACGCTCGTGCGGTTCACGCTCGACGACGAGGGCGAAGGCACGGTGCTCTCGGTCGTGGAGACCGGCTTCGGCGAGCTGGCCGGGGACGACGACGCCCGGCGCGCGCACCTCGACGAGCACCGCGGCGGCTGGGATTCCGAGATCGACGAGCTCCTCGCGCTGGTGGGCGCGTGA
- a CDS encoding ComEC/Rec2 family competence protein: MPVPRSAGGSPSSSRGPTIGRSRCDIGQGDAVLVRSAGRVALVDTGPLPEPLGACLDTLGIGRIDLLVLSHFDLDHVGGTEAVIGRVDRAIVGPASDAADDRLLADLAAGGAVVERVSRGDSGVLGELRFTVLWPRARLGTVEPGNDASVALEFAGAGDCASGCLGSLFLGDLGEQSQALMLAAGPVSPVDVVKVSHHGSADQLPRLYERASATVGLIGVGADNDYGHPTDELLDLLAGVGTTVWRTDTDGLILVSPAAADEGVRVWSER; encoded by the coding sequence GTGCCGGTTCCGCGGTCGGCGGGCGGGTCGCCCAGCAGCTCGCGCGGCCCGACGATTGGCAGATCGCGGTGCGACATCGGCCAGGGCGACGCCGTGCTCGTGCGCAGCGCGGGGCGGGTGGCGCTCGTCGACACCGGTCCGCTGCCCGAACCGCTCGGCGCCTGTCTCGACACCCTCGGCATCGGTCGCATCGACCTGCTCGTGCTCAGCCACTTCGATCTGGACCACGTCGGCGGCACGGAGGCGGTGATCGGCCGGGTGGACCGCGCCATCGTCGGCCCGGCCTCCGACGCCGCGGACGACCGGCTGCTCGCCGACCTCGCCGCGGGCGGGGCGGTGGTCGAGCGGGTCAGCCGGGGCGACAGCGGAGTGCTCGGCGAACTGCGGTTCACCGTGCTCTGGCCGCGTGCCCGGCTCGGCACGGTGGAGCCGGGCAACGACGCGAGCGTCGCGCTCGAGTTCGCCGGGGCGGGGGACTGCGCCAGCGGCTGCCTCGGCTCGCTGTTCCTCGGCGATCTCGGCGAACAGTCGCAGGCGCTGATGCTCGCCGCGGGTCCCGTTTCACCGGTCGACGTCGTCAAGGTGAGCCATCACGGGTCCGCGGACCAGCTGCCGCGGCTGTACGAGCGGGCGTCGGCGACCGTCGGGCTGATCGGGGTCGGCGCCGACAACGACTACGGTCACCCGACCGACGAGCTGCTCGACCTGCTCGCCGGGGTCGGCACGACCGTGTGGCGCACCGACACCGACGGGCTCATCCTGGTCAGCCCCGCGGCGGCCGACGAGGGCGTTCGCGTGTGGAGCGAGCGGTGA
- the cydC gene encoding thiol reductant ABC exporter subunit CydC: protein MSADISTPVTGTDAPDTADILRLAQPPARRSVPGLLLGILASGSAVALLATSAWLITRASEQPPILFLGFAIVGVRAFALGRAFFRYVERLVTHDAAFRSLATLRTGIFRRLIPIAPDGLGGTRRGDLLTRLVSDVDQLQDLPLRVIQPLATSLVVAVASVVTVAIILPGAGLTLLIALLVAAVVGTVVHSAITGNADRSIAPLRAELSQLVLDFVTRLDVLTAFGVTEQREAAIAAADARLRRAQLRQALGAGIVTAAMSVLSGAAMVGAVLVAGPAHASGDLTGPALALVVLVPIAVFEAFGTVPLAVGAWRQVRVSARRIATVVPSTVPAEIPVAHPSPVAVPSGPLTLALDRVSARWPGALTPALRNVSVTVSPGDCLLVTGESGAGKTTLAHVLVRFLDHEGGYTLGGVDAHDLDPDAVRTVVGLCEQSPHLFDDSIRQNLLFARETATDDDLHAALASVGLDDWVAERGGLDSPVGERGSLVSGGQAQRIALARALLAEFPILILDEPTANVDVDRADALMADLLHGAASAQRAVIVISHTAIDSALVTGTLRLA from the coding sequence GTGAGCGCGGACATCTCCACCCCCGTCACCGGCACGGACGCCCCGGACACGGCCGACATCCTGCGTCTGGCCCAGCCGCCGGCGCGCCGATCCGTCCCGGGACTCCTCCTCGGCATCCTCGCCTCGGGCAGCGCCGTCGCGCTGCTGGCCACGTCGGCCTGGCTGATCACGCGCGCCTCCGAGCAGCCCCCGATCCTGTTCCTCGGTTTCGCGATCGTTGGCGTGCGGGCGTTCGCGCTCGGGCGGGCGTTCTTCCGCTACGTCGAGCGCCTCGTCACGCACGACGCGGCATTCCGGTCGCTCGCGACGCTGCGCACCGGCATCTTCCGGCGGCTCATCCCCATCGCGCCCGACGGCCTGGGCGGCACGCGGCGCGGCGACCTGCTGACGCGGCTCGTGAGCGATGTCGACCAGCTGCAGGATCTGCCACTCCGCGTCATCCAACCGCTGGCGACCTCGCTCGTCGTGGCCGTCGCCAGCGTCGTGACCGTCGCGATCATCCTGCCGGGGGCCGGACTCACGCTGCTGATCGCACTGCTCGTCGCCGCGGTCGTCGGAACGGTCGTACACAGCGCCATCACCGGCAACGCCGACCGCAGCATCGCACCACTGCGCGCCGAACTGTCCCAGCTCGTGCTCGACTTCGTCACCCGGCTCGACGTGCTCACCGCCTTCGGCGTCACGGAGCAGCGCGAGGCCGCCATCGCCGCCGCCGACGCGCGGCTGCGCCGGGCCCAGTTGCGGCAGGCACTCGGCGCGGGAATCGTCACCGCCGCGATGTCGGTGCTGAGCGGCGCGGCGATGGTCGGCGCGGTGCTCGTCGCCGGTCCCGCCCACGCCTCGGGCGACCTGACCGGTCCCGCGCTCGCTCTCGTCGTGCTCGTGCCGATCGCCGTGTTCGAGGCGTTCGGCACGGTGCCGCTCGCCGTCGGCGCCTGGCGGCAGGTGCGGGTGAGCGCGCGGCGGATCGCGACGGTCGTGCCGTCGACGGTCCCCGCGGAGATCCCCGTCGCGCACCCGTCGCCCGTCGCCGTGCCGTCGGGCCCGCTGACCCTGGCGCTCGACCGCGTGTCCGCGCGCTGGCCCGGGGCCCTGACTCCCGCCCTGCGCAACGTCTCGGTGACGGTCTCCCCGGGCGACTGCCTGCTGGTCACCGGCGAGAGCGGTGCCGGAAAGACGACGCTCGCGCACGTGCTCGTGCGCTTCCTCGACCACGAGGGCGGCTACACGCTCGGCGGTGTCGACGCGCACGACCTCGACCCGGACGCCGTGCGCACCGTCGTCGGACTCTGCGAGCAGTCGCCGCACCTGTTCGACGACAGCATCCGGCAGAACCTGCTGTTCGCGCGCGAGACGGCGACGGACGACGACCTGCACGCGGCACTCGCGTCCGTGGGCCTCGACGACTGGGTCGCCGAACGCGGCGGCCTCGACTCGCCCGTGGGGGAGCGCGGCTCGCTCGTGTCGGGCGGGCAGGCGCAGCGGATCGCCCTCGCGCGGGCGCTGTTGGCCGAGTTCCCCATCCTGATCCTCGACGAGCCGACCGCGAACGTCGACGTCGACCGCGCGGACGCCCTGATGGCGGACCTGCTGCACGGCGCCGCGTCCGCGCAGCGGGCCGTGATCGTGATCTCGCACACCGCGATCGACAGCGCGCTGGTCACCGGCACCCTGCGGCTGGCGTAG
- the holA gene encoding DNA polymerase III subunit delta produces the protein MATKPASKAKVAIPQLAWDKVRPARVVLVSGTEGFLADRAIRLLRDTLRIEDPSLELGDLEADHYAPGELITLASPSLFAEPRFIRVTGVEKCTDAFMEDVLRYLENPADDCYVVLRHAGGVRGKRMLDAIRGGLGNGIEIVCADLKKDTEKLDFAAAEFQAAGRRVTPGALRALVSAFSDDLAELASACQQLLADASEQITEVTVEKYYSGRVETTAFKVADAAIAGRHGEALILLRHALASGADPVPMLAAFASKLRTMAKLYNVRGSDAQLAQQFSLAPWQVNRARKDLQGWSDDGLGRSIELLADTDAQIKGGGRDPVYALERMVGIVAGRGAR, from the coding sequence GTGGCAACCAAGCCAGCCAGCAAGGCCAAGGTCGCCATTCCGCAACTGGCGTGGGACAAGGTCCGACCGGCACGCGTCGTTCTGGTGTCGGGTACCGAGGGTTTCCTCGCCGACCGCGCGATCCGCCTGCTGCGCGACACCCTGCGCATCGAAGACCCCAGCCTCGAGCTCGGCGACCTCGAAGCCGACCACTACGCACCCGGCGAGCTCATCACCCTGGCCAGCCCGTCGCTCTTCGCCGAGCCCCGGTTCATCCGCGTCACCGGCGTCGAGAAGTGCACCGACGCGTTTATGGAAGACGTGCTGCGCTACCTCGAGAACCCGGCCGACGACTGTTACGTCGTCCTCCGGCACGCGGGCGGGGTGCGCGGTAAGCGCATGCTCGACGCGATCCGCGGCGGACTCGGCAACGGCATCGAGATCGTCTGTGCCGACCTCAAGAAGGACACCGAGAAGCTCGACTTCGCCGCGGCCGAATTCCAGGCAGCGGGCCGTCGCGTCACGCCCGGCGCCCTCCGCGCGCTCGTCTCCGCGTTCTCCGACGACCTCGCCGAGCTGGCCAGCGCCTGCCAGCAGCTGCTCGCCGACGCGAGCGAGCAGATCACCGAGGTGACGGTCGAGAAGTACTACTCCGGCCGGGTCGAGACCACGGCATTCAAAGTGGCGGATGCCGCGATCGCGGGCCGCCACGGCGAAGCACTCATCCTCCTCCGGCACGCCCTGGCCTCGGGAGCCGACCCCGTTCCGATGCTGGCAGCGTTCGCGTCCAAGCTGCGCACCATGGCGAAGCTCTACAACGTGCGGGGCAGCGACGCGCAGCTCGCGCAGCAGTTCTCGCTCGCCCCGTGGCAGGTGAACCGCGCCCGCAAAGACCTCCAGGGCTGGAGCGACGACGGTCTCGGCCGCTCGATCGAGCTCCTCGCCGACACCGACGCCCAGATCAAGGGCGGCGGCCGCGACCCCGTCTACGCCCTCGAGCGCATGGTCGGCATCGTCGCGGGCCGCGGCGCCCGCTAG
- the rpsT gene encoding 30S ribosomal protein S20: MANIKSQIKRIGTNKKSQDRNKAVKSEVKTAIRSVRAAITAGDKELAVATLLVAAKKLDKAASKGVIHKNQAANKKSAIAKQVAAL; this comes from the coding sequence GTGGCAAACATCAAGTCGCAGATCAAGCGCATCGGAACCAACAAGAAGTCGCAGGACCGCAACAAGGCCGTCAAGAGCGAGGTCAAGACCGCTATCCGCTCCGTGCGCGCAGCGATCACCGCGGGCGACAAGGAACTCGCCGTCGCGACCCTGCTCGTCGCAGCCAAGAAGCTCGACAAGGCAGCCAGCAAGGGCGTCATCCACAAGAACCAGGCCGCCAACAAGAAGTCGGCGATCGCCAAGCAGGTTGCAGCGCTCTAA
- the leuS gene encoding leucine--tRNA ligase — translation MAHEYPDDAPEYDIAALQEKWLPVWDDLKPFASDSVDDKRPRKYILDMFSYPSGDLHMGHGEAYALADVVARYWRMQGFNVLHPVGWDSFGLPAENAAIKRGVNPRDWTYGNIAEQKASMRRYATSVDWDRELATSDPEYYKWNQWLFLKLHEKGLAYRKESWVNWDPIDQTVLANEQVLADGTSDRSGAVVVKKKLTQWYFKITDYADRLLDDLNQLEGHWPSKVLAMQRNWIGRSIGADVDFAIDGRDEKVTVFTTRPDTLFGATFMVVAPDSDLAAELAAGSTPEVQAEFAAYLQQIQKSTEIERQDATREKTGIPLRRFAVNPVTQERIPIWAADYVLADYGHGAVMGVPAHDQRDLDFALKFDLPVVVVVDTNAPVTTSIPVLDLDENGVAILPDDTPALAPAETGTALGGEGRMINSGPLDGLSKSNAIKKVIELLESTGSGRAAKTYRLRDWLISRQRFWGTPIPIIHGADGELIPVPEDQLPVLLPPTDGLDLQPKGQSPLAAATDWVNVPDPRDGSPALRDADTMDTFVDSSWYPLRFLSPNDDTQAFDPKLAEKWAPVDQYVGGVEHAILHLLYARFITKVLFDLGYVSFTEPFSALLNQGMVLSGGSKMSKSKGGVNLGDVIDEFGVDAIRLTMVFAGPPEDDINWEDVSPAGSAKFLKRAWRLAKDVTSDPEVEWKTGDAALRKQTHRFLQDGPGLLESFKFNVVVARLMELVNVTRKTIDTGAGPADPAVREATEVIAIALSLFAPYTAEEMWELLGYEPTVALARWRKADPALLVEDAVMAVVQIDGKVRDKFEVSPKISADELEALARTSEAVIRSLGDKEIVNVIVRAPRVVSIATK, via the coding sequence GTGGCACACGAGTACCCAGACGACGCTCCCGAGTACGACATCGCAGCACTTCAGGAGAAGTGGCTCCCGGTGTGGGACGACCTCAAGCCGTTCGCGTCGGACAGCGTCGACGACAAGCGCCCGCGCAAGTACATCCTCGACATGTTCTCCTACCCGTCGGGCGACCTGCACATGGGCCACGGCGAGGCCTACGCCCTCGCCGACGTCGTCGCACGCTACTGGCGCATGCAGGGTTTCAACGTGCTGCACCCCGTCGGCTGGGACTCCTTCGGCCTGCCCGCGGAGAACGCGGCCATCAAGCGCGGCGTCAACCCGCGCGACTGGACCTACGGCAACATCGCCGAGCAGAAGGCCTCGATGCGCCGCTACGCGACCAGCGTCGACTGGGACCGCGAGCTCGCCACCAGCGACCCCGAGTACTACAAGTGGAACCAGTGGCTGTTCCTGAAGCTGCACGAGAAGGGCCTCGCCTACCGCAAGGAGAGCTGGGTCAACTGGGACCCGATCGACCAGACCGTCCTGGCGAACGAGCAGGTCCTCGCCGACGGCACGTCCGACCGCTCGGGCGCCGTCGTCGTCAAGAAGAAGCTCACGCAGTGGTACTTCAAGATCACCGACTACGCCGACCGCCTGCTCGACGACCTGAACCAGCTCGAGGGCCACTGGCCGAGCAAGGTCCTCGCCATGCAGCGCAACTGGATCGGCCGCTCCATCGGCGCCGACGTCGACTTCGCGATCGACGGCCGTGACGAGAAGGTCACGGTGTTCACCACCCGCCCCGACACCCTGTTCGGTGCCACGTTCATGGTGGTCGCGCCCGACTCCGACCTCGCCGCGGAACTCGCCGCCGGCTCGACCCCCGAGGTCCAGGCCGAGTTCGCCGCGTACCTGCAGCAGATCCAGAAGAGCACCGAGATCGAGCGCCAGGATGCGACGCGTGAAAAGACCGGCATCCCGCTTCGTCGTTTCGCCGTCAACCCGGTGACCCAGGAACGCATTCCGATCTGGGCGGCCGACTACGTACTCGCCGACTACGGCCACGGCGCCGTCATGGGCGTGCCCGCGCACGACCAGCGCGACCTCGACTTCGCCCTCAAGTTCGACCTGCCCGTCGTGGTCGTCGTCGACACGAACGCGCCCGTCACGACGTCGATCCCCGTGCTCGACCTCGACGAGAACGGCGTCGCGATCCTGCCCGACGACACGCCCGCGCTCGCGCCCGCCGAAACGGGCACAGCACTCGGCGGCGAGGGCCGCATGATCAACTCCGGGCCGCTCGACGGCCTGAGCAAGAGCAACGCGATCAAGAAGGTCATCGAGCTGCTCGAGAGCACCGGTTCCGGCCGTGCCGCGAAGACCTACCGTCTGCGCGACTGGCTGATCAGCCGCCAGCGCTTCTGGGGCACGCCGATCCCGATCATCCACGGCGCCGACGGCGAGCTGATCCCGGTTCCCGAGGACCAGCTGCCCGTGCTGCTGCCCCCGACCGACGGACTCGACCTGCAGCCCAAGGGCCAGTCGCCGCTCGCCGCCGCCACGGACTGGGTCAACGTGCCCGACCCGCGCGACGGCAGCCCCGCGCTCCGCGACGCCGACACGATGGACACCTTCGTCGACAGCTCCTGGTACCCGTTGCGCTTCCTGTCGCCCAACGACGACACCCAGGCGTTCGACCCGAAGCTCGCCGAGAAGTGGGCACCCGTCGACCAGTACGTCGGCGGTGTCGAGCACGCGATCCTTCACCTGCTCTACGCGCGTTTCATCACCAAGGTGCTGTTCGACCTCGGCTACGTCTCGTTCACCGAGCCGTTCAGCGCGCTGCTCAACCAGGGCATGGTGCTCTCCGGCGGATCCAAGATGTCGAAGAGCAAGGGCGGTGTGAACCTCGGCGACGTGATCGACGAGTTCGGCGTCGACGCGATCCGCCTCACGATGGTGTTCGCCGGCCCGCCCGAAGACGACATCAACTGGGAAGACGTCTCGCCTGCCGGTTCGGCCAAGTTCCTCAAGCGCGCCTGGCGCCTCGCCAAGGACGTCACGAGCGACCCCGAGGTCGAGTGGAAGACCGGCGATGCAGCGCTGCGCAAGCAGACGCACCGCTTCCTCCAGGACGGCCCCGGCCTGCTCGAGTCGTTCAAGTTCAACGTCGTCGTCGCGCGCCTGATGGAGCTCGTCAACGTCACCCGCAAGACGATCGACACCGGAGCCGGCCCCGCCGACCCCGCCGTGCGCGAGGCCACCGAGGTCATCGCGATCGCGCTCAGCCTCTTCGCGCCGTACACGGCCGAGGAGATGTGGGAGCTGCTCGGCTACGAGCCGACCGTCGCGCTCGCGCGCTGGCGCAAGGCCGACCCCGCGCTGCTGGTCGAGGACGCCGTGATGGCCGTCGTGCAGATCGACGGCAAGGTGCGTGACAAGTTCGAGGTCTCGCCGAAGATCAGCGCCGACGAGCTCGAGGCTCTCGCCCGCACCTCGGAGGCCGTCATCCGCTCGCTCGGTGACAAGGAGATCGTCAACGTGATCGTGCGCGCCCCGCGCGTGGTCTCGATCGCCACCAAGTAG
- a CDS encoding aminotransferase class IV has translation MSSLPAATSAVYRWHDGELDLLDYCDMAATVVEAADSWLVSDGRTLALGLHRARFDDAVDGRIGTDAFWDAAIALIPSDGDWFPRVELQSRSGALLLVFRLRSAPTRTRSVVVATHTGPDPRTRPLVKGPDLDALSRVRTAVQPLGAEEAVILSPDGYVVEGAYSALVWWRGSILCAPSLDLDRIDSVTARSLLGLATALGTEIYFESVTPAELDGTELWSLSALHGPRIVTGWVDGPGTAELPGRLETWRTRLGALRKPIR, from the coding sequence ATGAGTTCACTTCCGGCCGCGACGTCGGCCGTCTACCGCTGGCACGACGGAGAGCTCGATCTGCTCGACTACTGCGACATGGCGGCCACGGTCGTCGAGGCCGCGGATTCCTGGCTGGTGAGCGACGGGCGCACGCTCGCGCTCGGACTGCACCGCGCGCGGTTCGACGACGCCGTCGACGGGCGCATCGGCACGGACGCGTTCTGGGACGCGGCGATCGCACTGATCCCGTCCGACGGCGACTGGTTCCCGCGCGTCGAGCTGCAGTCACGGTCCGGCGCGCTACTGCTGGTGTTCCGGCTGCGCAGCGCGCCGACGCGCACGCGGTCCGTCGTCGTGGCGACGCACACCGGCCCCGACCCGCGCACCCGCCCGCTGGTGAAGGGGCCCGACCTCGACGCCCTGTCGCGCGTGCGCACCGCGGTTCAGCCGCTCGGTGCCGAGGAAGCGGTCATCCTCTCCCCCGACGGCTACGTCGTCGAGGGCGCCTACAGCGCGCTCGTCTGGTGGCGCGGCAGCATCCTCTGCGCCCCGTCGCTCGACCTCGACCGCATCGACAGTGTCACCGCGCGTTCGCTCCTCGGGCTCGCGACCGCGCTCGGCACCGAGATCTACTTCGAATCGGTGACGCCGGCCGAACTGGACGGCACCGAACTCTGGTCCCTCAGTGCCCTGCACGGGCCGCGCATCGTCACTGGCTGGGTCGACGGACCGGGAACGGCCGAGTTGCCCGGACGCCTCGAGACCTGGCGCACCCGGCTCGGCGCGCTGCGCAAACCGATCCGGTAG
- a CDS encoding metalloregulator ArsR/SmtB family transcription factor, which translates to MSLVPVFAALGDETRWGILTELGNEELSASALATRLPVSRQAIAKHLASLVAVGLVEPVPAGREIRYRAVGARLGELAVQLERIGAAWDGRLAALKRLAEGR; encoded by the coding sequence GTGAGCCTGGTCCCCGTGTTCGCGGCGCTCGGCGACGAGACGCGCTGGGGCATCCTCACGGAACTCGGCAACGAGGAGCTGTCGGCGTCGGCGCTCGCCACCCGGCTGCCGGTGAGCCGGCAGGCGATCGCGAAACACCTCGCGTCCCTCGTCGCCGTCGGGCTCGTGGAGCCGGTGCCGGCCGGGCGGGAGATCCGCTACCGCGCCGTCGGAGCGCGCCTCGGCGAGCTCGCCGTGCAGCTCGAGCGCATCGGCGCCGCCTGGGACGGCCGGCTCGCCGCGCTGAAGCGCCTGGCGGAGGGGCGGTAG